From one Candidatus Eremiobacterota bacterium genomic stretch:
- a CDS encoding ABC-F family ATP-binding cassette domain-containing protein has translation MSKSILEAKGLAKSFDSSMLLDEASFKVSYGEKVGLVGLNGCGKSTLMRILAGLEESDAGSVSLMPRGGRVGFLPQWPEIKTRTIGEHLGQSFPGPVPPPGWQAEALIKKALAETGLSHIPPGLDPSSLSGGERTRLSLAGLLLGEPDFLLLDEPTNFLDLEGLQWIEEFVKSHCQAMIIVSHDRFFLDAVVTRIVELERGSLNEYGGNYSFYRAAKAAALERQRADHAMQKHEIERLAERARQQRQFSNSVNSETTNDFYRARATRHSKTAKALEKRIAHMEKTDKPWQADQVSIRLQGTATSRVAAKAENIAKGYGGRPLFHQVNFTITAGEKVGIVGKNGSGKSTLLRILLGLERPDEGTAFLQDREKVGYFSQVFEEMNPGASLLEYMEAQGGLDRGEARRVLAFFLFRGDDVHKRISSLSVGEKTRLALACFNGSRKEVLILDEPTSHLDASTTEILEDALEPFDGTIIMVTHDRYMLDRIAARILAIEGGTVNEYRGNFSYYLEKRSG, from the coding sequence ATGAGCAAATCAATTCTTGAAGCAAAGGGGCTTGCGAAAAGCTTCGACTCATCAATGCTGCTTGATGAGGCATCGTTTAAGGTCTCCTATGGCGAGAAGGTGGGCCTTGTGGGCCTTAACGGCTGCGGCAAGTCCACCTTGATGAGAATTCTTGCGGGGCTTGAAGAATCCGATGCAGGCTCGGTGAGTCTCATGCCCAGGGGGGGCCGGGTAGGGTTCCTTCCCCAGTGGCCCGAGATAAAAACCAGGACCATCGGGGAGCACCTGGGACAGTCTTTTCCCGGGCCAGTGCCGCCCCCTGGCTGGCAGGCTGAAGCGCTCATAAAGAAAGCTCTTGCCGAGACAGGCCTCAGTCATATCCCCCCGGGGCTTGACCCTTCATCCCTCTCGGGCGGCGAGAGGACCAGGCTGTCCCTTGCAGGACTCCTCCTGGGGGAGCCCGATTTCCTTCTGCTGGACGAGCCCACCAACTTTCTGGACCTTGAAGGACTCCAGTGGATAGAGGAATTTGTAAAAAGCCACTGCCAGGCCATGATAATCGTCTCTCATGACCGCTTCTTCCTTGATGCGGTCGTGACAAGGATAGTGGAGCTTGAAAGGGGCAGCCTCAACGAATACGGGGGAAATTATTCTTTTTACCGCGCAGCAAAAGCTGCGGCCCTGGAGCGGCAGCGTGCTGACCATGCGATGCAGAAGCATGAGATAGAGCGTCTTGCGGAGCGGGCAAGGCAGCAGAGGCAGTTCAGCAACAGTGTCAACAGCGAGACGACCAATGATTTTTACCGGGCAAGAGCCACAAGGCATTCGAAAACAGCGAAGGCGCTGGAAAAGAGAATAGCGCACATGGAGAAGACAGACAAGCCCTGGCAGGCAGACCAGGTGAGCATAAGGCTCCAGGGCACTGCTACCTCCAGAGTTGCGGCCAAGGCTGAAAATATCGCAAAGGGCTATGGCGGGAGGCCTCTTTTCCACCAGGTGAATTTTACCATCACAGCGGGGGAGAAGGTGGGGATTGTCGGGAAAAACGGATCGGGAAAATCGACGCTCCTGAGAATCCTCCTTGGTCTTGAGAGGCCCGATGAAGGGACGGCGTTCCTCCAGGACCGTGAGAAAGTGGGGTATTTCTCCCAGGTTTTTGAAGAGATGAACCCGGGCGCATCGCTTCTTGAATACATGGAAGCACAGGGAGGCCTGGACCGCGGGGAAGCCCGCCGGGTCCTGGCATTTTTCCTTTTCCGCGGCGATGACGTACATAAGAGAATCAGTTCTCTTTCCGTGGGGGAGAAAACGCGCCTGGCCCTTGCCTGCTTTAACGGGAGCAGGAAAGAGGTCCTTATCCTTGATGAGCCCACAAGCCATCTCGATGCCTCTACGACGGAGATCCTGGAGGATGCCCTGGAGCCATTCGACGGCACCATCATTATGGTCACTCACGATCGTTACATGCTTGACAGGATCGCGGCGAGAATTCTTGCCATCGAGGGCGGGACCGTCAATGAGTACAGGGGTAATTTTTCATATTACCTGGAGAAAAGGAGCGGCTGA
- a CDS encoding carbon starvation protein A — translation MHVVPILVIALCLFALGYRYYAAFIAAKVLVIDDTKVTPAHELKDGRDYIPMNRWVLFGHHFAAIAGAGPLIGPVLAAQYGYLPGAIWILLGGVFAGAVHDMIILFASVRHRGQALYKIAGSLTGPVTGVSAAVATLFIIVVSLAGLAIAVVNALKGSPWAFFTVFMTIPIAVLVGCWMFRWRPGKIGEGSVIGIVLLFLAVITGPAVAHSSWAYLFTYNENALKIMLPCYGFLAAALPVWLLLAPRDYISTYMKIGTIGLLALGLFLVNPELSMPALTKYIHGGGPVIPGPVWPYVCITIACGAISGFHSLIGSGTTPKMVDRERDIPFIGYGAMITESFVALIALLATTALDVNDYFAMNATLEGWKSLGLQVVHLPLFEQLVGEQLMHRTGGAVSLAVGMASVFYKIPGMAGLLKYWYHFAIMFEALFILTTIDAGTRVARYILTETAGHFWPKVTDMQWLPGIVGTSFVVSFAWGLLLYEGTISSIWPMFGVANQLLAAIALALGTTLIIRSGKARYIWVTLIPFIYVAVTTVVAGIMNIRNIYVPQHMTLNIVLTFIMILLALVIIADSIRVWSRSLKERPAEIKESDSN, via the coding sequence ATGCATGTTGTTCCAATCCTCGTCATCGCGCTTTGCCTGTTTGCTCTTGGCTACCGGTACTACGCGGCATTCATTGCAGCCAAGGTGCTCGTTATCGATGATACCAAGGTGACCCCTGCCCACGAGTTGAAAGATGGCCGCGATTATATTCCCATGAACCGCTGGGTGCTCTTCGGCCACCATTTTGCTGCCATTGCAGGCGCCGGGCCTCTCATCGGGCCTGTGCTTGCCGCCCAGTACGGCTATCTGCCGGGGGCGATCTGGATACTTCTGGGCGGTGTCTTCGCAGGCGCCGTCCACGATATGATAATACTTTTCGCCTCGGTGCGCCACAGGGGGCAGGCCCTTTACAAGATAGCGGGGAGCCTTACAGGGCCCGTCACCGGTGTCTCAGCGGCAGTTGCCACGCTTTTCATCATCGTCGTATCGCTTGCGGGGCTTGCCATCGCTGTCGTAAATGCCCTCAAGGGCAGCCCATGGGCCTTTTTCACCGTCTTCATGACAATTCCCATCGCCGTTCTTGTGGGGTGCTGGATGTTTCGCTGGAGGCCCGGTAAAATAGGTGAAGGATCTGTTATCGGCATCGTACTCCTCTTTTTGGCCGTCATTACAGGCCCTGCCGTTGCCCACTCGTCATGGGCTTACCTCTTCACTTACAACGAGAATGCGCTGAAGATTATGCTGCCCTGTTATGGCTTTCTTGCCGCGGCGCTCCCCGTGTGGCTTCTCCTTGCGCCCAGGGACTATATTTCCACTTACATGAAGATCGGCACCATAGGACTCCTCGCCCTGGGGCTTTTTTTAGTGAACCCCGAGCTTTCGATGCCTGCCCTGACGAAGTATATCCATGGAGGGGGGCCTGTGATCCCGGGGCCTGTATGGCCCTATGTCTGCATCACTATCGCCTGCGGGGCGATTTCCGGGTTTCACTCCCTCATCGGATCGGGCACGACGCCCAAGATGGTGGACAGGGAGCGCGATATCCCTTTCATAGGCTACGGCGCCATGATCACCGAGAGCTTCGTCGCCCTGATTGCCCTTCTCGCCACGACGGCTCTGGACGTGAATGACTACTTCGCCATGAATGCCACCCTGGAGGGATGGAAAAGCCTGGGTCTCCAGGTGGTCCATCTTCCCCTCTTTGAGCAGCTCGTGGGAGAGCAGCTCATGCACCGCACGGGCGGGGCTGTCTCTCTTGCTGTGGGTATGGCTTCCGTGTTTTACAAGATCCCCGGTATGGCGGGGCTTCTCAAATACTGGTATCATTTTGCCATCATGTTCGAGGCACTTTTCATTCTCACGACCATTGACGCCGGCACAAGGGTGGCCAGGTATATTCTCACCGAGACTGCAGGGCACTTCTGGCCCAAGGTCACCGACATGCAGTGGCTTCCGGGAATTGTGGGAACATCCTTTGTCGTATCTTTCGCCTGGGGGCTCCTTCTTTATGAAGGCACCATATCCTCCATCTGGCCCATGTTCGGCGTTGCCAACCAGCTCCTTGCGGCCATAGCCCTTGCCCTTGGCACGACGCTTATCATCAGGAGCGGCAAGGCAAGGTATATATGGGTGACGCTCATCCCTTTCATATACGTGGCAGTGACGACTGTCGTGGCGGGAATTATGAACATAAGGAACATTTATGTGCCCCAGCACATGACTCTCAATATTGTTCTCACCTTCATAATGATTTTACTGGCCCTGGTGATTATTGCAGACTCCATAAGGGTGTGGTCCCGGTCGCTGAAGGAAAGGCCCGCGGAAATAAAAGAGAGTGATTCGAACTGA
- a CDS encoding annexin, with product SLEDDVKGDTSGTYETALLTIINNAPPATAPAPVATPAPAPAPAPVAPPIQASPSPVPKPMPPTPTPAPKPAPIPAPPPAPVPVPSAPPTTPAPLPAPAPVASPQSMAQANEAQASARADAVALHNAMAGAGTNETVLTNILSSRNNSQIRLIKEEYQKLYGRSLENDVKSDTGGNYETTLLKLLEGGRSTGAAGSAEARSDAAVLNKAMKGWGTDDKTLISILATRNREQLDAIKNEYRKTYGHSLEDDIKGDTSGSYETLLLAIISNAPSGSSR from the coding sequence ACTCACTGGAAGATGACGTCAAGGGGGACACGAGCGGCACTTACGAAACCGCCCTCCTCACCATCATTAATAACGCACCCCCTGCCACGGCTCCCGCACCTGTGGCAACACCCGCGCCTGCACCGGCTCCGGCTCCCGTGGCGCCTCCAATACAGGCATCACCATCGCCGGTACCTAAACCCATGCCACCCACTCCTACACCAGCGCCAAAACCAGCTCCCATACCAGCGCCACCACCTGCGCCTGTACCGGTTCCCTCAGCGCCACCTACAACACCTGCACCTCTTCCGGCACCTGCTCCTGTGGCATCTCCACAATCCATGGCACAGGCCAACGAAGCCCAGGCTTCAGCACGGGCAGACGCCGTGGCGCTCCATAACGCCATGGCAGGGGCGGGAACCAACGAGACGGTCCTCACCAACATACTCTCCTCGAGGAATAACAGCCAGATCAGGCTCATCAAGGAGGAATACCAGAAACTCTACGGGCGCTCCCTGGAAAACGACGTGAAAAGCGACACAGGCGGGAACTATGAAACAACCCTTCTGAAGCTCCTTGAAGGGGGGCGGAGCACCGGGGCAGCCGGCAGCGCGGAGGCCAGAAGCGATGCGGCGGTCCTCAATAAGGCGATGAAAGGATGGGGAACCGACGACAAGACCCTTATCAGCATACTGGCCACAAGGAACAGGGAGCAGCTTGACGCCATAAAAAACGAGTACAGAAAGACTTACGGCCATTCACTTGAGGACGACATCAAGGGTGATACGAGCGGATCCTACGAGACACTGCTCCTTGCCATCATAAGCAACGCGCCGTCAGGCAGCAGCAGGTAA
- a CDS encoding annexin has translation MGTIPMDWQGGFQGGFPAGSPDIAGLQQRIMLQQMQFAEAPRAMIPTSMEEAMALQGYYNTCLGHIQQIRYGSFGVSPQAARFYMGCLGHIQQLRFGTPFPAQIFQGGGLLEGMPSSSLSLMMMSPLPQSPQQASMSSMMAMMMEQQMQMQSLLLFIFMQQQAQMNWMQELLRQGQGKRPYSPPPPPQPESSGGSKPVTVPPPSPKPVETVAPQPAVKPPATAPAPVATPAPAPAPAPVAPPQPAAPVNEAQASARADAVALHNAMAGAGTNETVLTNILSSRNNSQIRLIKEEYQRLYGRSLENDVKSDTSGNYETTLLKLLEGQRSEARPTEASARADAEALHSAMAGLGTNDTVLINILATRNKDQIEAIKNAYRQTYGHSLEDDVKGDTSGTYETALLTIINNAPPATAPAPATPVTPAPAPVATPAPAPSVAPAPVATPAPAPTPAPVAAPAPVAPPQPAAPVNEAQASARADAVALHNAMAGAGTNETVLTNILSSRNNSQIRLIKEEYQRLYGRSLENDVKSDTSGNYETTLLKLLEGQRSEARPTEASARADAEALHSAMAGLGTNDTVLINILATRNKDQIEAIKNAYRQTYGHSLEDDVKGDTSGTYETAL, from the coding sequence ATGGGCACCATACCGATGGACTGGCAAGGCGGATTCCAGGGAGGCTTTCCCGCAGGCTCTCCTGACATAGCGGGCCTGCAGCAGCGAATAATGCTCCAGCAGATGCAGTTTGCCGAGGCACCCAGGGCCATGATCCCGACCTCCATGGAAGAAGCCATGGCCCTTCAGGGTTACTATAACACCTGCCTTGGGCATATTCAGCAAATCCGTTATGGAAGCTTCGGAGTCTCTCCCCAGGCGGCCCGCTTTTATATGGGATGCCTTGGGCACATCCAGCAGCTTAGATTCGGGACACCCTTCCCGGCTCAAATCTTCCAGGGCGGCGGACTCCTGGAAGGAATGCCTTCGTCTTCCCTGTCATTGATGATGATGAGCCCGCTTCCCCAGTCACCGCAGCAGGCTTCAATGAGCTCGATGATGGCCATGATGATGGAGCAGCAGATGCAGATGCAGAGCCTGCTTCTCTTCATCTTTATGCAACAGCAGGCGCAGATGAACTGGATGCAGGAACTGCTGAGGCAGGGCCAGGGAAAACGGCCCTATTCACCTCCACCACCACCACAACCTGAGTCTTCAGGCGGATCGAAACCTGTTACAGTGCCTCCTCCCTCTCCAAAGCCGGTTGAAACAGTGGCTCCGCAGCCCGCAGTCAAGCCGCCTGCCACGGCTCCCGCACCGGTGGCAACACCCGCGCCTGCACCGGCTCCGGCTCCCGTGGCGCCTCCCCAGCCCGCGGCACCCGTCAACGAAGCACAGGCTTCGGCACGGGCAGACGCCGTCGCACTCCACAACGCCATGGCAGGGGCGGGAACCAACGAGACGGTCCTCACCAACATACTCTCCTCACGGAACAACAGCCAGATAAGGCTCATCAAGGAGGAATACCAGAGGCTTTATGGCCGTTCACTGGAAAACGATGTGAAGAGCGACACGAGCGGCAATTACGAGACAACGCTCTTGAAGCTCCTCGAGGGACAGAGAAGCGAGGCGCGGCCGACAGAAGCTTCTGCTAGGGCCGACGCTGAGGCGCTCCACTCAGCCATGGCAGGCCTGGGCACCAATGACACGGTCCTTATCAACATCCTCGCCACACGGAACAAGGACCAGATCGAAGCCATCAAGAACGCCTACCGCCAGACCTACGGGCACTCACTGGAAGATGACGTCAAGGGGGACACGAGCGGCACTTACGAAACCGCCCTCCTCACCATCATTAATAACGCACCCCCTGCCACGGCTCCCGCACCTGCAACTCCAGTGACACCAGCACCGGCACCGGTGGCAACACCCGCGCCGGCTCCGTCTGTGGCTCCCGCGCCTGTGGCGACTCCCGCACCAGCTCCCACTCCCGCACCGGTGGCTGCTCCGGCTCCCGTGGCGCCTCCCCAGCCCGCGGCACCCGTCAACGAAGCACAGGCTTCGGCACGGGCAGACGCCGTCGCACTCCACAACGCCATGGCAGGGGCGGGAACCAACGAGACGGTCCTCACCAACATACTCTCCTCACGGAACAACAGCCAGATAAGGCTCATCAAGGAGGAATACCAGAGGCTTTATGGCCGTTCACTGGAAAACGATGTGAAGAGCGACACGAGCGGCAATTACGAGACAACGCTCTTGAAGCTCCTCGAGGGACAGAGAAGCGAGGCGCGGCCGACAGAAGCTTCTGCTAGGGCCGACGCTGAGGCGCTCCACTCAGCCATGGCAGGCCTGGGCACCAATGACACGGTCCTTATCAACATCCTCGCCACACGGAACAAGGACCAGATCGAAGCCATCAAGAACGCCTACCGCCAGACCTACGGGCACTCACTGGAAGATGACGTCAAGGGGGACACGAGCGGCACTTACGAAACCGCCCT
- a CDS encoding HNH endonuclease signature motif containing protein: MDTHDSQSVAALFLPDEEELLHLGDPLSCKDYEDMLLLPEPHELPSGTPCRPEHLVKIAREGLIPEAEKLTEDITFGSIDRDERAARIDFLLCEAVRSRQALDIVLGGLLVTLKTKGVDQLGYRSMGVFATEHLSFSGRTASELMHNFELLKVLPLTREAYLEGKIAKSALRSLSRVITPENEPWWLAIAEVRSLGGLEREVKRALAGEKAGSANPSDDAPEAGDEGMMLYFSVAPSLALTWDFALSLFRDREHYDGPLSGFVEALLANFLASGNSDPQLPALDAEGNRPIFSREPLMKRRRGNRCISDPDEAGGADGGEQTGGSPWELPWSIHFPSWLEECRPGREDAGVSARAIANRLRRGASIRQRLEVAAGMLLRAMDERQLNRLLGFEFIEDYAGERCGFSMAQTRQLIRLALGFRRHSLTEDAFRKGVITREQARLILPLVDSRNESQWIAYAASVPTADLREEAGRVARILEYDCLVSHNYTLLPGLRYLTDERFRGLSPEVQDCIRDGSWYKGPSLCSSWPLASDDEKLIAGRDRRFDAPWRYFSDVDEMMASEASLEIERNSRLCAGQKARQICTIPRGENPEETFLVDILTAGDPSPAAGSSMMIKFFLPRELLEIWNLAVHAFLGRLALAEAADNLGQPEEKFLAALLADYIVTEGTLKKAAHHHKILKRDRFRCQTPGCRCRRNLHVHHIIRRSQGGTDDPWNLIVLCEACHLHLLHGLRTLTVKGRAPYDLTFTFGSLSEGTPFLVYEKGLLAGSGNSMTSR, translated from the coding sequence ATGGATACGCATGATTCCCAATCCGTTGCTGCCCTTTTTCTCCCCGATGAAGAAGAGCTTCTTCACCTCGGTGATCCATTGTCCTGCAAGGATTACGAGGATATGCTCCTTCTTCCTGAGCCTCATGAGCTTCCCTCTGGGACCCCCTGCAGGCCTGAGCACCTCGTCAAGATCGCCAGGGAGGGCCTCATCCCCGAAGCCGAAAAGCTCACGGAGGATATCACCTTCGGCTCCATCGACAGGGACGAACGGGCAGCGCGCATTGATTTTCTGCTCTGTGAGGCAGTCCGCAGCCGCCAGGCACTGGACATTGTGCTTGGGGGCCTTCTTGTCACTCTTAAAACGAAAGGGGTTGATCAGTTAGGATACCGCTCCATGGGAGTCTTCGCCACGGAGCATCTCTCGTTCTCGGGGCGCACCGCGTCGGAGCTGATGCACAACTTCGAGCTCCTCAAGGTGCTCCCCCTCACCAGGGAGGCTTATCTTGAGGGAAAAATCGCGAAGAGCGCCCTGAGATCTCTCTCGAGGGTCATCACGCCTGAGAATGAGCCCTGGTGGCTCGCCATTGCAGAGGTGCGCTCCCTGGGCGGCCTTGAGCGGGAAGTGAAAAGGGCCCTCGCGGGAGAAAAGGCCGGATCGGCGAACCCTTCCGACGACGCTCCCGAAGCTGGGGATGAAGGCATGATGCTATATTTCAGCGTGGCGCCCTCCCTTGCCCTCACCTGGGACTTCGCCCTCTCCCTCTTCAGGGACAGGGAGCACTATGACGGGCCTCTTTCAGGATTCGTCGAGGCGCTTCTCGCGAACTTCCTGGCCTCGGGGAACTCTGATCCGCAGCTTCCGGCCCTTGATGCCGAGGGAAATCGCCCCATATTTTCCCGGGAGCCCCTTATGAAGAGGCGGAGGGGAAACCGCTGCATCAGCGATCCCGATGAGGCCGGCGGAGCGGACGGCGGGGAGCAGACCGGCGGCTCTCCCTGGGAGCTGCCCTGGAGCATCCATTTCCCGTCGTGGCTCGAAGAGTGCCGGCCGGGCAGGGAAGACGCCGGGGTCTCCGCCAGGGCGATTGCGAATCGCCTCCGGAGGGGCGCCTCTATCCGCCAGAGGCTCGAGGTGGCCGCGGGGATGCTCCTGCGGGCGATGGATGAGCGGCAGCTCAACCGCCTTCTCGGCTTTGAGTTCATCGAGGACTATGCAGGTGAGCGCTGCGGCTTCTCGATGGCGCAGACCCGCCAGCTCATAAGGCTCGCCCTGGGCTTCCGCCGCCACTCACTCACCGAAGACGCCTTCAGGAAGGGCGTCATCACCAGGGAGCAGGCGCGCCTCATTCTCCCCCTGGTGGACTCCAGGAATGAATCGCAGTGGATTGCCTATGCCGCGAGCGTGCCCACGGCGGACCTCAGGGAAGAGGCGGGGCGAGTTGCCAGGATCCTTGAATATGACTGCCTGGTCTCCCACAATTATACTTTGCTTCCCGGCCTCCGCTATCTCACCGACGAGAGGTTCCGGGGCCTTTCTCCGGAGGTGCAGGACTGCATACGTGATGGCTCGTGGTATAAGGGCCCCTCTCTTTGCTCTTCGTGGCCTCTCGCGTCAGACGACGAGAAGCTCATTGCAGGCCGCGACAGGCGCTTTGATGCGCCCTGGAGGTACTTCAGCGATGTCGATGAGATGATGGCCTCCGAGGCTTCCCTTGAAATTGAAAGAAATTCGAGGCTGTGTGCGGGGCAAAAAGCCCGGCAGATCTGTACCATCCCCCGGGGCGAGAATCCCGAGGAGACCTTCCTGGTGGACATCCTCACGGCGGGAGATCCCTCGCCGGCGGCAGGAAGCTCCATGATGATAAAATTCTTTCTCCCCCGGGAGCTCCTTGAAATCTGGAACCTGGCGGTCCATGCCTTTCTCGGCCGCCTTGCCCTCGCGGAAGCAGCCGACAACCTGGGCCAACCGGAAGAGAAATTCCTTGCAGCCCTCCTGGCAGACTACATTGTCACTGAGGGAACCTTGAAAAAAGCGGCCCATCATCACAAAATCCTGAAGCGCGACCGGTTTCGCTGCCAGACCCCCGGCTGCCGGTGCCGTCGGAATTTGCACGTGCATCACATCATCAGGCGCTCCCAGGGCGGCACCGATGACCCCTGGAACCTCATCGTGCTCTGCGAGGCCTGCCACCTCCACCTCCTCCATGGCCTGCGGACCCTCACCGTGAAGGGCAGGGCGCCCTATGATCTTACCTTCACCTTCGGCTCCCTCTCGGAAGGCACTCCATTCCTGGTCTATGAAAAGGGGCTCCTGGCAGGCTCCGGCAATTCCATGACATCTCGATGA
- a CDS encoding saccharopine dehydrogenase NADP-binding domain-containing protein, producing MQKKRVLALGAGAMGHVAAKTASSFDEVESLIVADLSIDAAGRVAADCGHKAKAAAINVTDRPALVSLMREADVVMNCVGPFFRFGLGILEAALEAGVNYLDICDDPEPTRDMHELHEKAREKGVTAIVGLGASPGITSMLSQTARAALDETQELIAGWNIEEDKDKLGFSAAVVHWMQQCSGTVLECDGGRLVEKKPLQDVELEYPGRGKRKVFTVGHPEPVSFHYSYPDLKRSICVMVMPEMLIGTFRGLAQSIDRNEMTLEEASKELVRKSSESNPILDVIVGADRLLTPRLPLFFVIAQGRKGEKEARAASSIKAIPPGMAEATGIPLALGTLLFLRGKVKEKGVIAPEIAFEAEEFFRLLAPYCTAPSRLDPSQLFETLVF from the coding sequence ATGCAGAAAAAGAGAGTCCTGGCACTTGGGGCCGGTGCAATGGGCCACGTGGCGGCAAAGACAGCTTCCTCCTTTGATGAAGTTGAGAGCCTCATCGTTGCTGATTTAAGTATCGATGCCGCTGGCAGAGTGGCTGCAGACTGCGGGCACAAGGCAAAGGCAGCCGCCATAAACGTGACAGACCGCCCGGCTCTTGTCTCATTGATGAGGGAAGCCGATGTGGTGATGAACTGTGTCGGGCCATTTTTCCGTTTCGGCCTTGGAATCCTTGAGGCCGCTCTTGAAGCGGGAGTGAATTATCTTGACATATGCGATGACCCTGAGCCTACCAGGGACATGCATGAACTCCATGAGAAGGCCAGGGAAAAGGGCGTCACCGCCATTGTGGGCCTTGGTGCAAGCCCCGGCATCACGAGCATGCTCTCGCAGACGGCGAGGGCCGCGCTTGATGAAACCCAGGAACTGATTGCAGGATGGAATATTGAAGAGGATAAGGATAAATTAGGCTTTTCTGCTGCCGTGGTTCACTGGATGCAGCAGTGTTCCGGGACTGTTCTGGAATGCGACGGGGGAAGACTCGTGGAGAAAAAGCCTCTTCAGGACGTCGAGCTTGAGTATCCCGGCAGAGGAAAAAGAAAGGTATTCACCGTGGGACATCCCGAGCCCGTATCATTTCACTATTCTTATCCTGACCTGAAGAGGTCCATCTGCGTGATGGTGATGCCGGAGATGCTGATAGGGACTTTCAGAGGACTGGCGCAGTCGATTGACCGTAATGAAATGACTCTGGAAGAGGCTTCAAAAGAGCTTGTAAGAAAATCTTCTGAGAGCAATCCGATTCTGGATGTCATTGTAGGTGCAGACCGCTTGTTGACGCCGAGGCTGCCACTGTTCTTTGTCATCGCACAAGGCAGGAAAGGGGAAAAAGAGGCCCGCGCCGCTTCCTCCATCAAGGCGATTCCGCCCGGTATGGCCGAGGCGACGGGGATCCCGCTTGCCCTGGGCACCCTTCTCTTTCTGAGAGGAAAAGTCAAGGAGAAAGGAGTCATTGCCCCCGAGATTGCCTTTGAGGCAGAAGAGTTTTTCAGGCTCCTCGCCCCCTACTGCACGGCTCCCTCGAGGCTCGATCCCTCGCAGCTCTTTGAAACGCTTGTTTTCTGA
- a CDS encoding ankyrin repeat domain-containing protein translates to MNKILTAVMVFCFLSIIATCALAAELQDLQTAIMKADYDKVEALVKAHPALVKEKEKDGRTPLHWAVAVRNKALVEYLLAQGADVDAQDRDGKSPLVFAAYEGSLPIVELLVSKGASVNDQDTTGRAPIHWVRKKEVAEYLLKHGADMGDKTNEGQTPLEFAALDGNAALVGFFLDSGAKVDNIDNEGRTPLHVVALGGSRGIAELLLKKGAKVNARTSNGKTPLDFAAHEGNVEMAKLLIEKGAEVNSKDGKGRTPLFEAAIAGSPEVVSLLLEHGADKGLRDNYGFMAIHAAASGGSKEVLEKLVVQGADVNDCKNNEAVTPLMVAAFGGHKSLAEYLIEKKADLTLMDKDGYTALHEAILQGHKDVVLLLIEKGADVNQKDSKGRTPLKLAADEKRKDIANLLKEKGGRE, encoded by the coding sequence ATGAACAAGATATTGACGGCTGTTATGGTCTTTTGCTTTCTCTCAATTATAGCCACCTGCGCTCTGGCGGCAGAACTTCAGGACCTTCAGACGGCCATCATGAAGGCTGATTATGACAAGGTGGAAGCCCTTGTCAAAGCTCACCCCGCGCTTGTCAAGGAGAAGGAGAAGGACGGGAGGACGCCCCTTCACTGGGCCGTAGCGGTAAGAAACAAGGCCCTCGTGGAATATCTCCTTGCGCAGGGCGCCGATGTCGATGCCCAGGACCGTGACGGAAAATCGCCCCTCGTGTTTGCCGCCTATGAGGGGAGCCTTCCCATTGTGGAACTCCTTGTGAGCAAAGGGGCAAGCGTCAACGATCAGGATACTACAGGGAGGGCGCCGATTCACTGGGTGAGAAAAAAGGAGGTGGCAGAGTACCTCCTCAAGCATGGCGCCGATATGGGGGATAAGACCAACGAAGGGCAGACACCGCTTGAGTTTGCCGCGCTTGACGGCAACGCAGCTCTCGTGGGATTTTTCCTTGACTCCGGTGCAAAGGTTGACAACATTGACAACGAGGGAAGGACGCCTCTCCACGTGGTGGCCCTGGGAGGCTCCAGGGGAATCGCGGAGCTGCTGCTGAAAAAGGGCGCCAAGGTCAATGCCCGCACCTCGAATGGAAAGACTCCCCTTGATTTCGCCGCCCACGAGGGGAACGTGGAGATGGCAAAGCTCCTTATCGAGAAAGGGGCAGAGGTGAACTCAAAAGACGGCAAGGGAAGAACGCCCCTTTTTGAAGCCGCCATAGCGGGCTCGCCAGAAGTGGTCTCTCTGCTGTTGGAGCACGGTGCCGATAAAGGGCTCCGTGACAATTACGGCTTCATGGCCATTCATGCCGCCGCCAGCGGGGGCTCGAAAGAAGTGCTGGAGAAGCTCGTGGTGCAAGGCGCTGATGTCAACGACTGCAAGAATAACGAGGCTGTCACGCCCCTCATGGTCGCCGCCTTCGGCGGCCATAAGTCTCTGGCGGAGTATCTGATAGAGAAAAAAGCCGACCTGACCTTGATGGATAAGGATGGCTATACAGCCCTTCATGAAGCCATACTCCAGGGGCACAAGGATGTGGTGCTCCTCCTTATTGAAAAAGGCGCCGATGTCAACCAGAAGGACAGCAAGGGGAGAACACCCCTGAAGCTTGCCGCCGACGAGAAACGCAAGGATATCGCGAACCTCCTGAAGGAAAAGGGAGGCAGGGAGTGA